The genomic DNA GATTGGGCCGCGATCGCCTCGCGGCTGCGGCTCGTGTACTCCTCGGTGAAGAAGCGGCCGATGTCGGAGGTCCCGACGAAGCTGTCGGGGTCGAGGTAGCCGCGTTCGACGATGGCGGCGCGGAAGCGATGGTCCGCGGCGATCGTCATGGCTGTGAGATATCCCCCATACGATCCGCCCTGGATGCCCAGACGGCTGCGGTCGAGGGAGGGATCGAGGTCGAGGGCGTGGTCGAGGACGGCGAGCACATCGGCCATCGCCGGTGCCGCCATGTCTCCTTGGACGGCGGTCCCCCAGCTGCGGGTGCGGCCGCCGGATCCGCGCGGGTTCGAGAACACGACGGCGTAACCTGCGGACGTGAGCACCTGGGTCTCGTCGAACCACGAATGCGTGTACTGGGCGAAAGGCCCGCCGTGGATGTTGAGGATGACGGGGAACGGCCCGTCTCCGTGCGGTTTGGCCAGCCAGCCGGTGATCGTCCCGGAAACGCCTGGCACCCGCAGCACCTGGGGCAGGACGGAGTTCGCCGGTGCCGGATGTTCCTTGACGATCACAGTGGACCCCCTCGCCGAGGCGGCCCCGGACGCCGCGGGCCCGCCGAGGGCGATGCGGCCGAGCACGGCTGGAGAGTGCGGGGTCGATCCGGTGAAGACGAGCGTTTCCTCGTCGGCGTCGAAGCCGTTGACGACAGTGGTGTCGTCGGTGAGGAACTCGAGGTCATCCACGCCGATCTCTGCGGCGTCGAAGCCGATGCGAACGATCCGGGTGGCCCCGTCTGTGTCGACGGCGGCGATGACCGCTCCCTCGCGGATCTGCGGCGGGATCGGTGCCAGCGCCACGGTCTCCGGGTCGGTCAGCCGCCTCGTGGAGCCGGTCGACACGGTGTGGATGAAGAGCCCGGGCATCTGGCCGACGAAGTCGAGTTCGTCACGGGTCAGCGCATTGCCGAGCAGCAGGACAGTGTCTTCGTCGAGCCACAGGTGCAGACCGACGTCCATGGACGGCAGCTCGAGTGATGTCGGCGCATCTCCCCCGAGCAGCCAGACCGTCGAGCGCAGGTCGGGCTGCCCGTGGTCGGGGTGGAGTGCGGAGACGACGGAAATTCGCGTGCCGTCCGGGGAGAACTGCGGATCGTGGACGTCGCTGTCCGGGGTCGTCAGCAGAGTCGACAGCGGAACTTCGGAGGACCCGCGCAGGCCCACGGTGCCGAGACCGGGTTCGGCGAGGTCGACGAGGAAGGCCCGCGCCGGACGGTCGTTCGTATAGCCGAGGCCGTTGGCCAGGTACGAGGCCGTGGTGATCCGGCGTGGGGCTTCCTCGGCCGCCGGAATGGCATCGTCGACCCCGTAGCGTCCGGGTTCGGCGACGCGGGCGACGTAGAGCGCCCTGGAACGGGTGTCGTCGAGGGCGAATTCGGACACGCCGAGGTGGTTGTCCGTGATCTGGTGTGCCGTCTCCAGGCTGTCGCCGACGAAGAGCTGCGGGGCGGCCTTCTTCTCCGCGCTCAGGTAGCCGGACCAGTTCGGGCCGCACTGCGGGTTCGAGTCAGCCCACGAGTGGGTCAGCCGTCTGGAACTGTCGTCGCCCAAGGAGAACAGCTGAGAGAGGTAGCTGTTGGTCTCGAGGTCGGGTCGACGGATCGTGATGACGGCTTCGTCGCCGCGCAGCACGGGTGAGGAGTACTCGGCAAGAGTGCCAAGATCTTCAGGATTCATCTGTTCCATTCCTTTTTGAGCCGTGCCTGCACATCGGCGTGCACTTGCGGCAGGGCCTTGGTCTGGGCGATCACGGGCAGGAAGTTCGCGTCTCCGCCCCAGCGCGGGACGACGTGCTGGTGCAGGTGGGCGGCGATTCCTGCGCCGGCCACGGGTCCCTGATTCATACCCAGGTTGAATCCGTGAGGTCCGGACACAGCCCGGATGACGTGCATCGCCTTCTGCGTGAACTCGGCGAGTTCGACGGTCTCCTCGTGAGTCAGATCCGTGTAGTCGGCCACGTGACGATAGGGGCAGATGAGCAGGTGGCCCGGGTTGTACGGGTAGAGGTTGAGCACCGCGTACACGTGCTGACCGCGGGCGACGATGAGTCCGTCCTCGTCGGACTTCGACGGAGCCGTGCAGAACGGGCACTCCTCGGCGCGGTCGTCCTTCGGTTTGTCCTGACCGTCGATGTAGACCATCCGGTGCGGAGTCCACAGGCGCTGGAATCCGTCGGGTTCCCGGGGAACCCGACGGCAGCCTCGGGGTAGGGAATCCCCTCGCCGAGGCTGCCGTCCGAGTTCTCCGCTGCGGTTCGGCCGTCGTCGCCTCCGCTCATACCTGGGCCTTGGTCTCGATCGCGCCGAGGATCCGTCGCACCGCCTCGGCGACGGCGACGCCGTTCTCCTGGTCACCGTTGCGGAAGCGGAAGGACACGGCACCTGCGTCACGGTCCTCTCCACCGGCGATAAGGGTGAAGGGCACCTTCGACTTCGAGGCGTTGCGGATCTTCTTCGGGAACCGATCGTCGCTGTCGTCGATCTCGACGCGGACCCCGGACTTGCGCAGCTGGTCGGCCACCTCGGCGAGGTAGTCGTTGAATTCATCGGCCACGGGGATGCAGGTCACCTGCACGGGCGCCAGCCACACGGGGAAGGCACCGGCGTAGTGCTCGGTGAGCACGCCGAGGAAGCGTTCGATGGAACCGAACTTCGCCGAATGGATCATCACCGGCTGTTTGCGGGAGCCGTCGGCGGCGACGTATTCGAGTCCGAAGCGCTCGGGCTGGTTGAAGTCGAGCTGGACGGTCGACATCTGCCAGGTGCGGCCGATGGCGTCGCGGGCCTGGACGGAGATCTTCGGGCCGTAGAAGGCCGCGCCGCCCGGGTCGGGGACGAGTTCGAGTCCGGTCTCCTGAGCGACCTCTTCGAGCACGCTGGTGGCTTCGGCCCACTGTTCGTCGGAGCCGATGAACTTGTCGGCCTTCTTTCCGTCCTCGTCGCGGGTGGACAGTTCGAGGTAGAAGTCGTCGAGGCCGAAGTCGCGCAGCAGGCTGAGCACGAAGTTCAGCAGGTGGCGGATCTCTTTGCCCGCGTCTTCCTGAGCCACATAGGAGTGCGAATCGTCCTGGGTCAGGGCGCGGACGCGCGCGAGGCCGTGGATGACTCCGGAGGCCTCGTCACGATAGACGGTGCCGAACTCGAACAGCCGCAGCGGCAGGTCGCGGTAGGACCGGCCCCGGGACCGGTAGATGAGGTTGTGCATGGGGCAGTTCATGGCCTTGAGCCGGTACGGGGTGCCCTCCTTGACGATCTCGCCGGACTCGTCTCGGACCTCGTCGACGGACATCGCCGGGAACATGTTCTCCCCGTAGTAGGGCAGGTGTCCGGAGGTATAGTACAGCGTCTCTTTCGAGATGTGCGGGGTCCCGACGTATTCGAAGCCCTCGTCGATGTGACGGGCGCGGACGTAGTCCTCCATCTCCCGCTTGATGACACCGCCCTTGGGGTGGAAGACGGGCAGGCCGGAGCCGAGCTCTTCGGGGAACGAGAACAAGTCCATCTCGGCACCGAGCTTGCGGTGGTCGCGACGTTCGGCTTCGGCGATGCGATCCTGATAGGCCTTGAGGTCGTCTTTCGACGCCCAGGCGGTTCCGTAGACACGCTGCAGACTCGCATTCGCCTGGTCGCCGCGCCAGTAGGCCGCCGAGGATCGAGTGATGGCGAAGCCGTTGCCGATGAGCTTGGTGTTGGGCAGGTGGGGGCCGCGGCAGAGGTCCTGCCAGACGACCTCGCCCTTGCGGTCGACGTTCTCGTAGACGGTGAGTTCACCACCGCCGACCTCCACGGAGGTCTCCTCGTCGCCGCCCTTGCCCTTGTCGTTGATGAGTTCGAGCTTGTACGGCTCGTCGGCCATCCGCTCGCGGGCTTCTTCTTCGGAGACGACGACGCGGTTGAAGGTCTGGCCGGACTTGACGATCTGGGCGGCCTTCTTCTGAATCGCCTTGAGGTCCTCAGGAGTGAAGGGTTCGGCGGCGTCGAAATCGAAGTAGTAGCCGTCGGTGATGTAGGGCCCGATGCCGAGCTTGGTTCCGGGGAAGAGCTCCTGGACGGCCTGAGCGGTGACGTGACCGGTGGAGTGGCGCAGGATGTCGAGTCCGGCGTCGGAGTCGATGGTGATCGGAGCGATCCGATCTCCTGACTGCAGCTCGCGGCTGAGGTCGGCGGGTTCGCCGTTCAGCCACATGGCGACGACTGTGCGGTCGGTGGAGAAGATCTCCGTTCCGGTCAGACCCTCTTTCCAGGGAATGCTTTCGCCCGCGCAGTCGATGCTGTCTGCCACTGATTTCTCCGTTCGTCACGTGTTCATTCGACCAGCCCTTCCGGTGGGCTGGTCACCCTCAGATTCTAGTACCAATTCGCTTGTGACAAATCAGTTGGGTGGCAGTCGAATGACTGCCACCCACACTGAGTCTGCCGAAGCCCGTGCCCGAGGCCTTAGGGCCGAAAGTGCCTTGTCACCTCGGGATACAGGGTGTCACTGCTTGTAGAACTCGAAGTCCGTGCCCTTGCCGAGATCATCGACGAGATCGAGCTTGAGGTGCATTCCATCAATTTCAGCTTTGGGCACACCGAAGGCGAATTCATAGGTCGTCTCTCCGCCGGCGGGAACCGGATCGGTGAAGGCCAGAGAGCCCTTGTAGTTTCCGCCGTCGAAGACGTCGTCGTATTCCGTGCTGCCGCCGTTGTTGGCGGACAGATTCGTGAGAGTCATCTCGACATCGGAGCTCGAGTTGTTCTTCACAGTCATCGTCACAATGGCGACCTCACCGTTGGACGACTGGGCACCGGAAGCCGACGACGACACAGTGCCCGGGCGGACATTGATCTGGGCGGTGACGTCGGTGCCGATCTCGACCTCGCCGGCCTGAGCAGGTGCGGCCTGTCCGCCGTCGGAGCCGCCGGAGCCCTGGCTCGGGTCCTGGCCAGCACCCTGGCTCGGGTCGGCGGGGGCGGATGAGCTGGCAGCTTCGTCGATGGCTTTGCCGAGCATGCCGATGCCGAGGATGGTGAAGATGACGACGGCGATCGAGATGACGACCGACACAATGCCGAGGATGATGCCGGTGATGTTGAGGCCCTTGTTGCTGGCGAGGCCCTTCTTGACCGCGGAGAGTCCGACGAAGCCGAAGATCACCGCTGCGATGCCGAAGAGGGCGCCGCCGCCGAAGACAAAGGCACCGAGGACGCCGACGATGCCGCCGATGAGGGCGAGGATGCCCCAGATGTTCTTCGAGGTGTTGCCGCCCGACCCGGATGGGTACTGGCCGTAGCCGGAGTTCGGGTTGGCCGGAATGAACTGATCCGAGGATCCGTCGGCACCGGCGTAGGCCGGCTGCTGGCCGTACTGGTTGGCGTCGTATCCCTGCGCGTTGGCGTCGTAGGGGTTCTGTCCGTACTGGTTGTCCCCGTACTGATTCTGGTCAGGCTGGCCCTGACCGTACTGGTTCTGATTGTTCGGATCCTGGCCGTACTGGTTCTGGCCATACTGGTTCTGGCCATACTGGATCTGGTCGTTCGACGCACCGTAGTTCGGCTGCGAACCATTGGGCTGGTCGCCCGACGATCCGTACTGCTGACCGGGCTGCTCCGCTCCGTACTGACCGGGCTGCTGACCGGCGTTCTGATCGTTGCCGTAGCTGGGCGCATTCGGCGGCTGGTTGTTCGGGTTCTGCCCGTTGGGGTTGTTGGGCGAACCGTCACCCGAACCGTACGGGTTCTGAGGAGTAGACATAGGTGCTCCGAGTCATCGTCGTTTAGTACAACACCTAGCGTACTAGCAAACCCCTTTGATACCGCATGCTGACCGCGTTTCAGTCCTGGAACACGATGAACTAAACGTACACAATCCAGTTTCGCGGGTTCAGCCCAGCTTAGAGTGAACAGCCCAGTTTCAAACATGGGCTATTCACCCAAAAGTGAGCTGTTGCGAAAGAAGCTCAAGCGTGAATGCACGAAGCCCCGAGTGGATCACTCGGGGCTTCTTCTGTGCGCGATACTGGGATCGAACCAGTGACCTCTTCCGTGTGAAGGAAGCGCGCTACCGCTGCGCCAATCGCGCTGGTCAACCGACATTCCTGCCGGTCATCCGAGGTGGCGACGGGATTCGAACCCGTGTATACGGCTTTGCAGGCCGCTGCCTCGCCTCTCGGCCACGCCACCGCCAAGGCAGTGCCATGACGCCTCCGAGCGGATGACGGGACTCGAACCCGCGACCCTCACCTTGGCAAGGTGATGCTCTACCAACTGAGCCACATCCGCATTTCTCGCTGCCCGGTTTGCCTGGCAACGAGATATAACTCTATACGCAGGTGGCGGCTTACGCAAAATCAGAATCGGGTGATCGTGGTCACACGTATCGATCAAGCTTTCAGGGTCACCATCTTATAGTGGTTGGGTGAATGCAGAGAGCCCGCAGACCCGCCCGAAAGGCTGGTTGTCACGCCACCACCGGCAAGGTCCCCGACCGTGGCGGAAACTGCGTCTGGGGTTCCTCCGCTGGCGGCGCACAGTGTTGGCCAACCCGCACACGGCACGCCTCTATCGCACCGTCGTCGGCGGCCTCGGCACACTCGTCGTGCTCATCGGACTCGCTCTCGTTCCACTGCCCGGCCCCGGTTGGCTCATCGTCATCATCGGCCTGTTCATCATCTCCAGCGAGTTCCACTGGGCTCAGCGGCTTCTGCGCTTCGTTAGGGACAACGTCGAACGCTGGACGCATTGGATCATGGCGCAGCGGCTGTGGGTGCGGTGGACCATCGGGGCTGTGACGGCCGCCTTCGTGGCTGTGATCGTGTGGCTCACCCTGAAACTCACCGGCCTGCCCGATTGGGTCCCGGACCTGCGTCTCTTCGATGTGATCGGCCTGCGCTGAGAGACGACCGACGCCCGTCCCACCTTCATCAGAGGTGCGACGGGCGTCGATGGCCTCTCAGCTCAGGACGACAGAGCGGTCAGTCGCGAGAGGCAGCGCATGTACTTCTTCTTGTACCCGCCGGCCAGCGATTCTTCAGTGAAGACCTTGTCGAGAGCGGCACCGGAGTTGATGATGTGCACATTGCGATCGTAGAGCCGGTCGACGAGCGCCACGAAGCGCAGAGCCACACTCTCATTGTCGATCGTGCGCACGTTCTCCCACACAGCCGCGTCGATTCCGTCGACCATCCGCCCGTAGCGTGAGGGGTGAACGGTGGACAGGTGGCTGAGCAGCGCGGAGAAGTCATCGCGAGCCACAACTCCGTCAAGCTGGCTCGCGGCCGAATCGAGTTCGGATTCCGGCAGCGGGTCCGCTGGAGCGGTGAGCTCACGGGCACGGTAGTCCTTGCCGTCGATGCGATAGACCTCGAACTGATCGGCCAGCGCCTGAATCTCGCGCAGGAAGTCCTGGGCGGCGAAGCGCCCCTCCCCCAGGGACCCTGGCAGAGTGTTCGATGTCGCGATGATCTTCACTCCGGCGTCGGTGAGTTCGCGCATCAGCCGGGACATGAGCACGGTGTCGCCGGGATCGTCGAGTTCGAATTCGTCGACGCAGACGAGCTTCATCTTCGACAGGTCGTCGCGAGCCCGGGCGAAGCCCAGGGCTCCGACGAGGTTCGTATATTCGACGAAGGTGCCGAATGTCGCCGGCTTCTCGTTGGCATGCCAGGCCGAAGCCAGCAGGTGGGTCTTGCCGACACCGTAGCCGCCGTCGAGGTAGACGCCCTTGGCGCCGGATCTGCCCTTTTGGAACAGCTTGCCGAGGAATCCCTTGTCGGTCGAGCGCTGGGTGAATTCCCGCAGCTTGTTCCGTGCTTCTTCCTGCGAGGGCTCCGCGGGGTCGGTGCGGTAGCTGTCGAAGGACACGTCCTCGAACTGAGGCGGCGGCACGAGACCTGCGATGAGCTCTTCGGGGGCAACCTGTGGGGATCGGTCGCTCAGTGCGACCAGAGTCTGCTCGGCATTCACTCGGCCTAGTCTAAGGCAGGCTCGAGCGCGCGGTTCAACTCGAGCCCAGGAGGGTGATGCCCGTCACAGGCAGCGCATCCGCGGCGCTTCCGCCGTCCATCCACCGCCGCCCGGCCTCCGCCGACGTGCTGTTCGCATCACCAGCGGCGACCGACCCGGCAGATCAGTTGTTGAAGTCGAAGCCGAGGCGGCCGAGCTGTTTGGGATCGCGCTGCCAGTCCTTGGCCACCTTGACGTGCAGGTCGAGGTAGACCTTCGTGCCGAGGAGCCGCTCGATGCCCTGCCGGGATTCAGACCCGATGGTCTTGAGCCGACTTCCGCCCTTGCCGATGATGATGGCCTTCTGGCTCGGACGTTCGACGTAGAGGTTGACGTGGACGTTCCACAGCGGATTGTCCTCGCTGCGTCCTTCCCGCGGGTACATCTCCTCGACCTGCACGGCCAGGGAATGGGGCAGTTCGTCACGCACGCCTTCGAGGGCCGCTTCGCGCACGAGCTCGGCGATCATCTTCTCTTCCGGCTCGTCCGTGAGGTCACCGTCGGGATAGAGCGGAGGAGATTTCGGCAGATGCGCCGCGAGCACCGAATCGACGGTGTCGACCTGGAAGTCCTCGACCGCGGAGACGGGGACGACATCGGCGAAGTCGGCGAGCTCGCCGACGGCCAGCAGCGCCTCGGCGATTTTGTCCTTGGGCACCCGGTCGACCTTCGTCACCAGCGCCACGATCGGGGTCCGTCCGTCCAGCAGCGCCAGCTGGGAGGCGATATATCGGTCGCCGGGACCGATCGGCTCATCGGCGGGCAGGCAGAAGCCGATGACGTCGACCTCGCCCAGCGTGGAGGCCACGAGATCGTTGAGTCGGGACCCGAGCAGGGTACGCGGTTTGTGCAGTCCGGGGGTGTCGATGAGGATGAGCTGGTGGTCGTCCTTGTGGACGATTCCGCGGATCGTATGCCGGGTCGTCTGAGGTTTGGCCGAGGTGATCGCGACCTTCTCCCCCACCAGGGCGTTCGTCAGCGTCGACTTTCCCGTATTCGGGCGACCCACGAAGCAGGCGAAGCCGGCCCGATAGTCCTCGGGGTAGTCCGTGCGAAATTCCATCTCAGTCCTCTTCCTTCGTCCCCGAACCTTCGGCTGCGGCGGTCCGCTGTGCGTGTCTGCTGTTCTCGTGGGTGCGGGTGACCCGCACGTGGGTGATTCGGTGGCGTCGGCCCTGGCCCTCCATGGCTTCGATCTCGAGGCCCTCGATCGACGCATGCGAGCCGTCGATGGGCACTCGGTCGATGAGCTTCGAGAGCAGTCCTCCGACGCTGTTGACATCGTCTTCGTCGATGCGCACGTCGAAGTACTCGGCGAAGTCGGAGATCGACATGCGGGTGCTGATGATGAACGATCCGTCTTCGGCGGCGACGAGTTCGTCATCGCCGTTGTCGTATTCGTCTTCGATCTCGCCGACTATCTCTTCGACGATGTCCTCGATGGTCACCAGCCCTGCGGTGCCACCGTATTCGTCGATGAGGATCGACAGATGCGTCGAATCCAGCTGCATCTGCCGCAACAGGTCATCGGCCGGCTTCGTCTCCGGGACGAACAGGACGGAGCGGGCCAGGTTGCCCACGGGACGGTCGGCCTCCTCGGGGTGGAGGTGGAGGCGGCGGGCGACGTCCTTGAGGTAGGCGACTCCGCGGACGTCATCGAGGTCCTCCCCGCAGACGGGGATGCGGGAGAAGCCGGAGCGGAAGAACAGGTTCATCGCCTTCTGCAGGCTCACGTCCGCATCGACGGTGACGAGGTCGGTGCGCGGCACCATGACCTCGTTCGCCGAGGTGTCTGAGAGGTTGAACACCGACTGGATCATCTCGCGTTCGCCGTCTTCGATGATGTCGGATTCGCTCGCCCGCTCGACGAGATCGCGCAGCTGTTCGGAGGTCACGAACGGACCGTCCTTGTACACCTTGTCAGGTGTCAGCAGATTTCCGAGCACGACGAGGATGCGGGTGAGCGGTTTGAGCGCGACGAGGACGATCCGCACGACCCAGCTGAGGTTGAGACTGACGGCCAGCGATCGGCGCTTGCCGATCGTCCGCGGGGAGACTCCGGTGATGATGAAGACCGCCACCGAGGCGGTGATCACCGTGAGGAAGACCATGAGCGGTCCCACGGAGTAGTAGGAATCGTAGGCCAGGGCGATGAACACCGTAGCGAGTGCTTCGAGGAAGTTGCGGACGAAGATGATGACGTTGATGTTCGTCGGCAGGTCCGCGAGGATCCGCTCGACACGCACCGCTGAGCGTTTGCCGTCCTCCTTCGCCTCTTCGACCGCATGGTGGGAGACGTTGAGCAGCGCGGCATCCACGGCGGAGAGTGTGGCTGCGATGATGAGGCACAGTGCCGCCCCGAGGAAGAACATGAACACGATCAGACCTCGGTGGGGGTGGGAATGTCGGTGCGACCGTCGTAGCGGGCCGCGAAGAAGGTCAGCAGCAGGTGCCGCTGGAGGGCGAACATCTCTTCCCGCGCTTCGGGCTCACCGTGGTCGTAGCCGAGCAGGTGGAGGAATCCGTGGACGGTCAGCAGCAGGACCTCGTCCATCGTCGAATGACCTGCCGCCCGAGCCTGAGCCTCGGCGACCTCGGGGCAGATGATGATGTCGCCCATCTGACCTTCGGTCGGCTTCTCCGGCTCGCCCTGGTGGAGCTGATCCATGGGAAAGGACATCACGTCGGTTGGTCCTTCGAGGTCCATCCAGGTGACGTGGAGTTCGGACATGGCCGCTGAGTCGACCATGGTCACGGCCAGCTCCGCACCGGGGTGCATGTGCAGGGCTTCGCCCAAGTACTCGGTCAGGGCCACGACTTCGTCGAGGTCCACATCGGCGTCGGTCTCGTTGAGGATCTCGGTGTTCATTCGGCACTCCCCCACAGGTCGTAGGCTTCGACGATCTTCGTCACCAGCGAATGCCGGACGACGTCCTTGCTGCCCAGTTCGCAGAACTGCAGGTCCTCTATTCCATCAAGGATGTCGCGGACGACCTTGAGTCCGCTGCGGGTCTTGCCCGGCAGGTCGATCTGGGAGATGTCACCGGTGACGACCATGCGTGATCCGAAGCCGAGGCGGGTGAGGAACATCTTCATCTGCTCGGCCGTCGTGTTCTGCGCTTCGTCGAGGATGATGAACGCGTCGTTGAGGGTGCGCCCGCGCATATAGGCCAGGGGCGCGACCTCGATCGTTCCGGTCTCGATGAGCAGCGGGATCGATTCGGGGTCGACCATGTCGTGCAGGGCGTCATAGAGCGGACGCACATACGGGTCGATCTTGTCGTTGAGCGTGCCCGGCAGGTAGCCCAGGGACTCCCCGGCTTCGACGGCCGGACGGGTGAGGATGATCCGTGAGACCTCTTTGTGCTGGAGGGCGTTGACGGCCATGGCCATCGCCAGGTACGTCTTGCCGGTTCCGGCTGGACCGATGCCGAAGGTGATCGTGTGGTTGCGGATGGCCCTGACGTAGTCGTGCTGGCCCATCGTCTTCGGACGGATCGACTTTCCCCTGGTGGAGAGGATGTTCGTGCCCAGCACCGCCGAGGCGGCCGCTCCTTCGGAGGAGAACGTCGTGACTCTCTCGACCGTCTCTTCGTTGATGCGATGGCCGGCCGCGTGGAGTTTCTTGAGTTCCCCGATGACGCTGACGAAGGCTTCGACGCGTTTCGGGTCGCCGGTGACCTGGACCTGGTTGGCTCGGACGTGGATGTCGAGGTCGGCGAAGGTCTTCTCCAGGGCGCGCAGGTTCGATTCTCCGGGACCGAAGAAGGCGACGAGGTCGATGGAGTCGGGGATGACCAGTCGCACGGTGTCACGATCGGCACCGTGGCTGTCCGTCACGGCATCAACGCCGGCGGCACCGTCGCCGGTTGCGCCGGTGTCCGAGTCGGTGGGGTTCATGGAGTTCGGGTTCGGTGGGGTGATGTCCAGAATGTTCCTTTGCAAGTGAGCGCACCGTCACCGGCAGCGCCTGAGTGTGCTTCCATCCTAGTCCGATGCCTCACCAACGGCCCAATGAATTCTGGGCCAGGACGAGACCGGCGGGTCCCGCCGATGACGAGCGCAGGATCGTCGGTCCCAGCAGCACCGGGGTCGCTCCACGGCCGGTCAGGGCGGCGAGTTCGCCGTCGCTGATGCCGCCCTCGGGGCCGACGACGAAGACGATGCGCTCCGGCAGCTGCGCCGAGTCGTTCGCGATCAGGTCGTCCAACGCTTCGGAGAGCCTGCGCTGAGCGGTCTCATGGAGGACGAAGACCGCGTCGGCGTCGTCGAGGGTCTTGGCCAGGGCGGCTCCGCGGACGAGGTCGTGGAGGATGGGAAATCGTGCTCGTCTGGCCTGCAGGGAGGCCGCTCCGAGGAGGTTCTCCCATTTCGCGGCCATCTTCTCCCGCTTCTTGGCCGGCCAGTCGGCGATCGAGCGTTCGGCCGCCCAGGGAATGACGTCGTCGACGCCGATCTCCGTGGCCGTTTCGATGGCCTGCAGGTCCCGGTCGCCCTTGGCCAGGGCTTGGACGAGGACGAGGCGCGGACCCGCGCTGTCCTCGACCGTCACCTCGGTGACGTCGATCGTCAGCTGGTTCGCCGAGGCGGCCGTGACGGTTCCGCGCGCACGTGCGCCTTCTCCGTCGACGATGTCGATGTCCTCGCCGGGACCGATCCGACGCACCCGCACCGCATGCCCGGCCACGTCCTCACCGAGGGTGAGGGCGGACCCGACGACCGCCTCGGCGGCGGTAGCGGAGCGGAAGACGGGAAGACTCACCGACCGGCGAACCGCTCACGCATGCGGGAGAACATTCCGCGGTTCTCGGTCGAGATCTGGGCGCGCGGTGTCTCTTCGCCGCGCAGTTCGGCGAGTTTCTCGAGCAGTTCGCGCTGTTCGTCGTCGAGTTTGTCCGGGGTGAGGACGTCGACGGTGATGAGCAGGTCGCCGCGAGTCTCCGAACGCAGGCGGGACGCGCCCAGTCCGGGGAGTTTCACGATGGTGCCGGACTGGGTGCCGGCGGCGATGGTGAGGTCCTGAGTGCCGTCGAAGGTCTCGAACGGGATGGTGGCGCCCAGGGTCGCTGCGGTCATCGGCACGGAGA from Brevibacterium sp. JSBI002 includes the following:
- the era gene encoding GTPase Era, yielding MEFRTDYPEDYRAGFACFVGRPNTGKSTLTNALVGEKVAITSAKPQTTRHTIRGIVHKDDHQLILIDTPGLHKPRTLLGSRLNDLVASTLGEVDVIGFCLPADEPIGPGDRYIASQLALLDGRTPIVALVTKVDRVPKDKIAEALLAVGELADFADVVPVSAVEDFQVDTVDSVLAAHLPKSPPLYPDGDLTDEPEEKMIAELVREAALEGVRDELPHSLAVQVEEMYPREGRSEDNPLWNVHVNLYVERPSQKAIIIGKGGSRLKTIGSESRQGIERLLGTKVYLDLHVKVAKDWQRDPKQLGRLGFDFNN
- the ybeY gene encoding rRNA maturation RNase YbeY — its product is MNTEILNETDADVDLDEVVALTEYLGEALHMHPGAELAVTMVDSAAMSELHVTWMDLEGPTDVMSFPMDQLHQGEPEKPTEGQMGDIIICPEVAEAQARAAGHSTMDEVLLLTVHGFLHLLGYDHGEPEAREEMFALQRHLLLTFFAARYDGRTDIPTPTEV
- a CDS encoding PhoH family protein, with the protein product MNPTDSDTGATGDGAAGVDAVTDSHGADRDTVRLVIPDSIDLVAFFGPGESNLRALEKTFADLDIHVRANQVQVTGDPKRVEAFVSVIGELKKLHAAGHRINEETVERVTTFSSEGAAASAVLGTNILSTRGKSIRPKTMGQHDYVRAIRNHTITFGIGPAGTGKTYLAMAMAVNALQHKEVSRIILTRPAVEAGESLGYLPGTLNDKIDPYVRPLYDALHDMVDPESIPLLIETGTIEVAPLAYMRGRTLNDAFIILDEAQNTTAEQMKMFLTRLGFGSRMVVTGDISQIDLPGKTRSGLKVVRDILDGIEDLQFCELGSKDVVRHSLVTKIVEAYDLWGSAE
- a CDS encoding hemolysin family protein; its protein translation is MFFLGAALCLIIAATLSAVDAALLNVSHHAVEEAKEDGKRSAVRVERILADLPTNINVIIFVRNFLEALATVFIALAYDSYYSVGPLMVFLTVITASVAVFIITGVSPRTIGKRRSLAVSLNLSWVVRIVLVALKPLTRILVVLGNLLTPDKVYKDGPFVTSEQLRDLVERASESDIIEDGEREMIQSVFNLSDTSANEVMVPRTDLVTVDADVSLQKAMNLFFRSGFSRIPVCGEDLDDVRGVAYLKDVARRLHLHPEEADRPVGNLARSVLFVPETKPADDLLRQMQLDSTHLSILIDEYGGTAGLVTIEDIVEEIVGEIEDEYDNGDDELVAAEDGSFIISTRMSISDFAEYFDVRIDEDDVNSVGGLLSKLIDRVPIDGSHASIEGLEIEAMEGQGRRHRITHVRVTRTHENSRHAQRTAAAEGSGTKEED
- a CDS encoding 16S rRNA (uracil(1498)-N(3))-methyltransferase, with protein sequence MSLPVFRSATAAEAVVGSALTLGEDVAGHAVRVRRIGPGEDIDIVDGEGARARGTVTAASANQLTIDVTEVTVEDSAGPRLVLVQALAKGDRDLQAIETATEIGVDDVIPWAAERSIADWPAKKREKMAAKWENLLGAASLQARRARFPILHDLVRGAALAKTLDDADAVFVLHETAQRRLSEALDDLIANDSAQLPERIVFVVGPEGGISDGELAALTGRGATPVLLGPTILRSSSAGPAGLVLAQNSLGRW